The Sulfuriferula thiophila genome includes a window with the following:
- the epsE gene encoding polysaccharide export protein EpsE — MRKMLYLLLVMLSVFTLPAHAREYLLGTGDVVHITVYDHPDLLVDAVQVDEDGKIAVPLIGAVPVAGITASAAQKRIAQGLESGGFIIKPNVNLIVQQYRSKQISVLGQVNKPGKYALESTSTLTDLLAMAGGIGALGSDTIVLIHKKQDNQLKQTKIDTLALFKGGQLDLDYTIGEGDIIFVPRAEVFYIYGEVQHPGAFRLEKNMNVMQAISLGGGITLRGTERGAQIRRLDKDGKTITISAAPGEQILPDDVIYIKESLF; from the coding sequence ATGCGCAAAATGCTATATCTCCTGCTGGTCATGCTTAGCGTATTCACCCTCCCCGCCCATGCCCGCGAATATCTGCTGGGCACAGGTGACGTAGTGCACATCACCGTATACGACCACCCCGATCTGCTAGTGGATGCCGTGCAGGTAGATGAAGACGGCAAAATCGCCGTACCGCTCATCGGCGCAGTGCCCGTCGCAGGCATCACCGCCAGCGCAGCGCAGAAGCGCATTGCACAAGGGTTAGAGTCCGGCGGATTCATCATCAAGCCCAACGTCAACCTGATTGTGCAGCAATACCGCAGCAAGCAGATCTCGGTACTGGGACAAGTCAATAAGCCGGGCAAATACGCTCTGGAATCCACCAGCACCCTCACCGACCTGCTCGCCATGGCCGGTGGCATAGGCGCACTGGGTTCCGACACCATCGTGCTTATCCATAAAAAACAGGACAACCAGCTCAAGCAAACCAAAATAGACACCCTGGCATTATTCAAGGGTGGTCAACTTGATCTGGATTACACCATAGGTGAAGGCGACATTATTTTTGTACCGCGCGCAGAAGTGTTCTATATCTACGGTGAAGTTCAGCATCCCGGCGCATTCCGCCTGGAGAAAAACATGAACGTCATGCAGGCAATCTCATTAGGTGGCGGCATCACCCTGCGCGGCACAGAGCGCGGCGCACAAATCCGCCGCCTGGATAAAGACGGCAAGACCATCACTATCTCAGCCGCCCCTGGTGAGCAGATACTCCCGGACGACGTCATTTACATTAAAGAAAGCCTGTTCTAA